The window ATCGTGTCTTTCCTTGGCGGTGGAAGATTCGTCCAGCAGATTTCAATAACTTGCAGATTTTGCCGCACCTTTTGCGGGGTGTTAAGGTCGCTGATATTGTTGTTATTCTCGGCAGTGTAGATATTATTATGGGTTCGGTTGATCGGTAATACCGATTCTCTTAATTTCGGCAACAGATAAAACATCAACAATAGACTTCTGGCAATCATGGGCGGATGAAGACACCACCCCACAAACTTAAAAGTGTTATTTCATCAAGGTCATAAGCTTGATTCATTTACAATTTAGGCAATTAAAATCAAAGTAACAATGACCGATTTTAACAAGAACAATTTACCGCTGATCTTCCCCCATCCGCCGATTCTAACTAGCGATTGTGCTGACTGGAACAACATTCAGTTTACTCATTTCCGGCAACCACCCTGCGATGTTCCAGAACGCGTGTCGTCCCAGCATACCATTTGTATGAATGTTGGGAAGCCCGTGCAGTTGGAGCAAGCAGTTGGTGGGCAATATCAGCAGGTTTACTCAGGATTTGGAGATTTGAAAATTTACCCAGCCTACTGTAGCCAACAGTTTCACTGGGATAAAGAAGCTGAGTTTTTCAATTTGTTTTTAGCACCGTCATTTCTGGCTACTGTTAGTTATGACGTATTTGGGAGCGATCGCCTCGAACTCATTCCACATCTGGCTACACTATTCGATCCACTAGTTCAGCAGATTGGCTTTGCACTCAAAACATCCTTAGAGATCGACGGAAAAAACAGCCATCTTTATGCTGACTCGCTAGCCCATGCACTTGTCGTTCATCTTTTATCTAGATATTCAACCAACTCACGTCAAATCAAAACTATCACAGGTAGTTTTAATCAACAGCAATGGCAACAAATTGTTGATTTTATTGAGGCAAATTTAGAGAGAAACATCAGCTTAACTCAGTTAGCAGAAATTGTGCGGTTGAGTCCATAT of the Gloeocapsopsis sp. IPPAS B-1203 genome contains:
- a CDS encoding AraC family transcriptional regulator, whose product is MTDFNKNNLPLIFPHPPILTSDCADWNNIQFTHFRQPPCDVPERVSSQHTICMNVGKPVQLEQAVGGQYQQVYSGFGDLKIYPAYCSQQFHWDKEAEFFNLFLAPSFLATVSYDVFGSDRLELIPHLATLFDPLVQQIGFALKTSLEIDGKNSHLYADSLAHALVVHLLSRYSTNSRQIKTITGSFNQQQWQQIVDFIEANLERNISLTQLAEIVRLSPYHFAHLFKKSTNISPHQYLIRYRIERAKQLIVSGNLSLAAIAQTVGFASQGHFTYHFKRLVGVTPKFWQRSQER